The Nicotiana tabacum cultivar K326 chromosome 14, ASM71507v2, whole genome shotgun sequence genome contains a region encoding:
- the LOC107771673 gene encoding OVARIAN TUMOR DOMAIN-containing deubiquitinating enzyme 7 isoform X3 yields the protein MVVKFIRNNRDTFEPFIEDEVPFDEYCESMEKDGTWAGHMELQAASLVTHTNICIHHHMSPRWYIQNFDNRESRMLHLSYHDGEHYNSVRLKEDSCIGPASPIIIKADADLSAKSHEAIAASKSKRDTSGNVVQVRSVKVVMAGSGCDDIVKVEQVLQQVGGDVDAAIEYLIAEQGSEDQLNANDNISCLASSSQGSPGQHDKSCDERDFKSEDPPCEKGSTDCSVKGASDRNTTQEDEKKIPRNKACPCGSKKKYKSCCGSVAGKRPTSYAVNRTIDYGKGRRDKKQGKKVPPTNVTSSKQSDARPPDLGALCI from the exons AATAACCGTGATACATTTGAGCCTTTTATTGAAGATGAAGTACCATTTGATGAATATTGTGAGTCCATGGAGAAGGATGGCACTTGGGCTGGACATATGGAATTACAAGCAGCTTCTCTTGTTACTCATACTAATATATGCATTCACCAT CATATGTCACCTCGCTGGTACATACAGAATTTTGACAACCGTGAATCTCGGATGCTTCATCT TTCTTATCATGACGGAGAGCATTACAATAGCGTTCGGCTGAAGGAAGATTCTTGCATTGGACCTGCTAGTCCGATTATTATCAAG GCTGATGCTGATCTTTCAGCAAAATCTCATGAAGCTATAGCTGCTTCCAAGTCTAAGAGAGACACTTCTGGGAATGTTGTTCAAGTACGATCAGTCAAAGTGGTTATGGCTGGAAGTGGGTGTGATGACATAGTAAAAGTGGAACAG GTTTTACAACAAGTTGGTGGTGATGTTGATGCTGCAATTGAGTATCTAATCGCAGAGCAAGGGTCCGAGGACCAGTTAAATGCAAATGATAACATTTCTTGTCTGGCAAGCAGTTCACAAG GGTCTCCAGGACAGCATGATAAATCCTGCGATGAACGCGATTTTAAATCTGAAGACCCACCTTGTGAAAAAGGTTCTACTGACTGTAGTGTCAAAGGAGCTTCTGATAGAAATACCACCCAggaagatgaaaag AAAATTCCAAGAAATAAGGCCTGTCCCTGTGGTTCAAAGAAGAAATATAAGTCTTGCTGTGGATCAGTTGCTGGGAAACGTCCCACTAGCTATGCAGT CAACCGAACAATTGATTATGGCAAAGGTCGAAGAGACAAAAAGCAAGGCAAGAAAGTTCCACCTACCAATGTTACGAGTTCAAAACAATCTGATGCAAGGCCACCTGACTTGGGCGCGCTTTGTATATAA